AAAGCTTCGGTTACCAATTCCGGATATTGCTCCGCGGTTTGCTTACGGATCGCCCACACCGCGAAGGATATCCATTGTCCAGTCCATTTGGCCCATTCTTGCCCAAGATCGGTAATCATATACGCTGTGTTGCGCCAATTCTCTTTAATCGCATCATCACCGATAAGTAAAGCTGCGTCTGCCTGTTCCATCATTTGAGTAATGTTGGGCTGTGCATATTCGTAAGTTGGCTTCCCTTTGTAAAACTTTTCCAGAATAATCTTAAGCAGATTCACAGAGGTCGCTGAAGTTGTTGGCAGTACAATTCGGCCATTCGCAATTTCCCGCAGCGGCTTCTCATGGAAAAGCAGAATCGAGTTCACCTCTCCATATGCGCTAACCGATAAATCTGGATACAGAAGATACTGCTCAAAAGATTCCCCATAAGCAAAAGAGGATATGGGCCCCATATCGATGTTTCCTGCCGCCATAGCTTTATTCAACGAAGTTGGCACCTGTTCGATAATGTCGACTTCTGTACTGTTCATCAATTCGGGAAAATAATAATAAATGGGCCAGACATTCGTGTAATTAATCCGGCCTATGCGTATTTTAGGGTCTAGGTTGCTCATGGTCTTCTCCCCATCTCCGATACAAGGAATGCTCGATTTCCATGCTGTCCAACACTTTACCCACCAAAAAATCGACCATCTCCTCCAAGGAGCGCGGACGATTATAGAAAGCGGGCATAGCCGGCAGCATGCGTACGCCCATTTTGGACAAGGTCAGCATGTTTTCCAAATGAATGGCATGCAAGGGCGTTTCCCTTGGAACCAGAATTAATTTTCTTCCTTCTTTCAACATAACATCGGCCGCGCGTTCGAGTAAATTATCGGATGAACCATGCGCTATGCCAGACAGCGTGCCCATGGAGCAAGGGATGACTACCATCCCTTTGGTCCGAAAGGAACCACTCGCAACACTTGCCCCGATGTTGGCAATCGGATGAAACTCATATGCCCCTAGTCGATTGCCAAAATGCTGCTGCAGCATTTCTTTGCGTTTGGTAACTTGCCAATCTAGTTCATCGTGCAGTACTCGCCAGCCAGCCTCTGTAATGATCACATGCACCTGCATGCCCAGATCCAAGAGAACTTGGATCAACCTTACACCGTAAACAGCCCCGCTCGCGCCCGTAATCCCGATGACCCAATTCCCACTCATGAATGCTGTCTCACAAGCACATCAATCAAAGTGAAAGCGAACATAACCAGACTTAACACTCCGTTCATTGTGAAAAAGGCTGTATTCAGCTTGGACAAATCTTGTGGAGAAACAAGCCGGTGTTCCTTGTACAGAATCACGTAAGCAATAACGAGACCAATCAAATAGAACCAACTCAAATGAGTAATAAAGAACAAGGCGACTAAGCCAACTGCAGTTAGAACATGTAAAATCCGCGCCGTGTTTAATGCTGCTCTGATGCCAAAGCGACTTGGCAAGGAGTGCAAGCCTTCCTTCTTATCAAATTCAGCATCTTGGCAGGCATAAATCAAGTCAAATCCTGAACTCCAACAAACAACTGTCAAATAGAAAATAAATGAGGACCAAGTGAAATGACCCGTAACAGCAATCCATCCGCCGAGTGGCGCCAGTCCCAAGGTAAGACCTAAGAAGAAGTGGCATGTCCACGTAAAGCGTTTGGTATACGAATAAAAGACAAGAAAAAACACTGCAATTGGCAGCAGCTTCATGGATAAAGCACTTAAATTGGATGTTGCCCAGAAAAGCAAGGCAAATGAGATGATGATATAAATAATAACCTGCTGAATCGAAATAAGTCCTGCTGGAATTGCCCGATTTTCTGTCCGTGGATTCTTCTTGTCAATTGCTTTGTCAATCACACGATTCAAGGCCATCGCGGCCGTTCTTGCCCCCACCATTGCCAACGTGATCCAACCAATTTGAGCCCAGCTGGGCAGATGTCCATTTAATACAACGGAGCCGAGAATAGCTCCCATGAATGCGAATGGCAAAGCAAAAACACTGTGTTCGAATTTAATCATTTCCAAAAAGATTTTTAATTTAGTAAGCATATGCTGATTACACTCCTGATTTCGTTTTCCCCTTGGTGCCTACATGTAATGCTGCAACTCCACCTGTTAACGGATAAGCTTGAACACTTTCTAAACCTTGCTTCTTAAAGATGGCCGCCAATTGCTTGTGATCCGGAAATTGCACCAAAGAATCCGGCAGCCATTTGTATTGCTCGTACTTTTTGACAATTAATCTACCCAAGAAAGGCAGCACACGTTGAAAATAAAAATAATAAATGGACTTGAAAGGCTGCCACGTCGGCTTGGACAACTCCAACGACACAACTAGCCCTCCTGGCTTAACGACACGCTGCATTTCACGAATGACCTGCTCCAGATCGGGCACATTGCGAAGCGCGAATCCGATCGTCGCATAATCAAACGTATTGTCGTCATAGGGAAGACTCATCGCATTGCCGCGAATCAGTTGGATTTGCTGTTCCAAGTGAAGCTGCTTAATTTTCTCAGCGCCATAATCAAGCATGTTCTGGCTAAAATCCAAGCCAACCATTTTGCCGCTGCCGCTTGCTTGCGCCAAGCTTATCGTCCAGTCACACGTTCCACAGCACAAATCAATCGCGGTTTGTCCCGGCTGTACATTCATCTTCTTCATCGTGAATTTGCGCCACGCTTTGTGCCGGCGAAAACTTAGAATGCTATTCATCAAATCATATTTGGGAGCAATGCTTTCAAAGACGGAATGGACGAATTCCTCTTTGGATTTTGACTTCTTCGTTTCATTGGTAGCTTTTGTCATACTCATCTGTTTGTTCACCTCAAATTTCTTCCAACACTTTGGATGGTTTCGCTAAAAATCGGAGAAACGGCTCCCCTATGTGAAACAGTTCACTTATTAGTTTGTCCGAGTCCAGCTGCTGCACCATGGTCTGCAATTGCTTGGTATGGGCATCAAGCATGTTGTATAGCTGCGATTTGATATTGTACTTATGCAAGAGTGTGCGAACTTTCGCTTGATCGGAATCTTCCGCTTGCAGCTGCTTGCGTTCTTCTTTGGAACCTGTCTGCAAAATATGCCAGAACCCCCAACTCCACCGAAAGTTATCCACAGAATCAACTCGGAAAATTTCTTCAAAGATCATTTCACACTTGGCATAGCTGCGGAATATATCCGGCCACGCTTGATCATACGCCCCAGACATAAGGTCAGAGAAAGACAAAAAAAGCTGAGATTTAATTTCCACGGACTGGTGGACGTAATCTTCTGCCGACAATTTCAATTGTTTCATTTTGATATACACATTCATCTTTAAACGATTCACTTCACAGATGGCATCTGATAACTGCTTGATCATCTCGATTTGCCCTGCTTGAGCCAACAGATGATAGAATCTGGAACTAAAGTAATCGCCTGCCAGAACCTTTAGCTGCCTGGATCTTGCTGCCTTCTTCTCTTTGATGTCATTGGATGCCGTCACCATATCATGCGTGTCCAGACCAAGCTGTACCAGAGACGTTGCCAACGTGTACAACTCGCTTAACTTGCTTAATTTACTATTTCCATTCAAAAAGGCAAACAACAGACGTGTGCGGAGCTCCGGAAAATCGGGCAAGTCTGTGTGAATTTGGATCATATCGTACTCTGTGTACTGCTTGGCGATCTCTGGGATCCGATAAGAATTCATGCAAAAGCCTCCGTAACCGTGTGCCAAATCTCTTCAACATTCTTCGATGTTTCAATTCAAGTCATTATATCATAACACGTAAATAGAAGCACTTTAATTATAACGGATATTTTTGCTGCCATCTCGACGTATAGGTGAGTCGGAATCGATTCTGCAATTGCTGTTCCAATTGGATCAAGCTAAGGTCATTCGCATTCTTCTCCATATCTTTCCCGTTTTCGCGTTCAGCAACCATCGCGAGCACAAGCTGCGTTGAAGCCGATTCTTTGGAACCTGAATAGTCTATGACACGCACCCATACCTGATCCACATTTTTGGTCTTGGACAGCATCGTTTGAGCAAGCGTATATAAATCCCGATAGACTGAGACAGAGTCTGCATTCTTAGGCAAACTCAAGTCAAGTGACATGCGTGAATTGCTGAGCTCCACTTTACGTATCCTCAATTGTAGCGGCACTTGAACGAGAAGATCAACCATATTCTCATTCGTCAACTGTCCTGCCCGATTGCTTGACCAATTTGAAGGCGCGTGAAGGCCTGTGGAGCGATCCATTTGGGGAAGCAAAGACAAACAGATCACCATAGCAACGGATATCCCTAAAGTCAACACAATGCGCATCGTCCATTTCATGCAAAACACCTCCTACGCGATTCCAAGAGCAAGTCTTATTTCGTAGCGTTTGTATGTTGCAAGCTCTATACACCATTGTACAAAGAAAAAAAGCAGGCTATGCCTGCTTTATAAATTATTCTTCCGTATCGATCGTTCCGTATTTCGTCATGATCAATGCTTTTCCCCGCACTTTGACGGCTGAGGTGTGCTCGGTAAACTGAGCGATCATCACTTCACCCTTGTCCAATTTCTCCGTATGATGAAAGCGAGTATCTTGACCGCGGGTTAGTCCGATGACATGCACGCCGTTATCCTTGGCTTTAATAACGAAATACTCGTTGCCATTCGAATTCGCGGAATTTGTTTTATTGTTGGGTTGTTCCACTGTCCATCCTCCGTTCTCGCCTAATCTACAAACACTTATCTAATGATGCCAA
Above is a genomic segment from Paenibacillus sp. HWE-109 containing:
- a CDS encoding menaquinone biosynthesis protein, with the protein product MSNLDPKIRIGRINYTNVWPIYYYFPELMNSTEVDIIEQVPTSLNKAMAAGNIDMGPISSFAYGESFEQYLLYPDLSVSAYGEVNSILLFHEKPLREIANGRIVLPTTSATSVNLLKIILEKFYKGKPTYEYAQPNITQMMEQADAALLIGDDAIKENWRNTAYMITDLGQEWAKWTGQWISFAVWAIRKQTAEQYPELVTEAFNAFMASKAKAHLNPDEMIQKAQSTVGGTAEYWHHYFHTLCYDFGTEQWEGLATYYKYCYELGFLPKPVSISLWSENKVARVTE
- a CDS encoding UbiX family flavin prenyltransferase — translated: MSGNWVIGITGASGAVYGVRLIQVLLDLGMQVHVIITEAGWRVLHDELDWQVTKRKEMLQQHFGNRLGAYEFHPIANIGASVASGSFRTKGMVVIPCSMGTLSGIAHGSSDNLLERAADVMLKEGRKLILVPRETPLHAIHLENMLTLSKMGVRMLPAMPAFYNRPRSLEEMVDFLVGKVLDSMEIEHSLYRRWGEDHEQPRP
- a CDS encoding UbiA-like polyprenyltransferase, whose amino-acid sequence is MLTKLKIFLEMIKFEHSVFALPFAFMGAILGSVVLNGHLPSWAQIGWITLAMVGARTAAMALNRVIDKAIDKKNPRTENRAIPAGLISIQQVIIYIIISFALLFWATSNLSALSMKLLPIAVFFLVFYSYTKRFTWTCHFFLGLTLGLAPLGGWIAVTGHFTWSSFIFYLTVVCWSSGFDLIYACQDAEFDKKEGLHSLPSRFGIRAALNTARILHVLTAVGLVALFFITHLSWFYLIGLVIAYVILYKEHRLVSPQDLSKLNTAFFTMNGVLSLVMFAFTLIDVLVRQHS
- a CDS encoding demethylmenaquinone methyltransferase, encoding MTKATNETKKSKSKEEFVHSVFESIAPKYDLMNSILSFRRHKAWRKFTMKKMNVQPGQTAIDLCCGTCDWTISLAQASGSGKMVGLDFSQNMLDYGAEKIKQLHLEQQIQLIRGNAMSLPYDDNTFDYATIGFALRNVPDLEQVIREMQRVVKPGGLVVSLELSKPTWQPFKSIYYFYFQRVLPFLGRLIVKKYEQYKWLPDSLVQFPDHKQLAAIFKKQGLESVQAYPLTGGVAALHVGTKGKTKSGV
- a CDS encoding heptaprenyl diphosphate synthase component 1 → MNSYRIPEIAKQYTEYDMIQIHTDLPDFPELRTRLLFAFLNGNSKLSKLSELYTLATSLVQLGLDTHDMVTASNDIKEKKAARSRQLKVLAGDYFSSRFYHLLAQAGQIEMIKQLSDAICEVNRLKMNVYIKMKQLKLSAEDYVHQSVEIKSQLFLSFSDLMSGAYDQAWPDIFRSYAKCEMIFEEIFRVDSVDNFRWSWGFWHILQTGSKEERKQLQAEDSDQAKVRTLLHKYNIKSQLYNMLDAHTKQLQTMVQQLDSDKLISELFHIGEPFLRFLAKPSKVLEEI
- the mtrB gene encoding trp RNA-binding attenuation protein MtrB codes for the protein MEQPNNKTNSANSNGNEYFVIKAKDNGVHVIGLTRGQDTRFHHTEKLDKGEVMIAQFTEHTSAVKVRGKALIMTKYGTIDTEE